A part of Candidatus Paceibacterota bacterium genomic DNA contains:
- a CDS encoding response regulator transcription factor, translating to MSAKKQIIKVLVTDDHPVVRKGLQSFLSKQGHIRVVGEAADGDEALRKSRELKPDVVLMDISMPGMDGLTVTQVLRKEAPRIKVLVLSVHRNKEAIFRVIQAGAHGYVSKEAPPEHVVKAIDSVHGGEPYFPEETARAVLNEFVAGGGKKEPFSQLTDREREVLVLIAEGKSNKEIADKLGIGVRTIETHRERIMRRLNIHSVAGLTKYAIANGLVSLEEGPPAPRAPGH from the coding sequence GTGAGCGCAAAGAAACAGATCATCAAAGTGCTGGTAACGGACGATCACCCGGTGGTTCGCAAGGGATTGCAGTCCTTCCTCAGCAAGCAGGGGCATATTCGGGTTGTCGGTGAGGCCGCTGACGGGGATGAAGCATTACGCAAATCGCGCGAGCTGAAGCCGGATGTCGTGCTGATGGACATTTCGATGCCGGGCATGGATGGTTTGACCGTCACCCAGGTGCTGCGCAAGGAAGCGCCGCGAATTAAAGTGCTGGTGCTTTCGGTGCACCGAAACAAAGAGGCCATATTCCGCGTCATCCAGGCCGGGGCGCATGGGTATGTCTCCAAGGAGGCGCCCCCGGAGCATGTGGTCAAGGCCATTGACTCGGTGCATGGGGGTGAACCTTATTTCCCTGAGGAAACCGCGCGTGCCGTGCTCAATGAATTTGTGGCCGGGGGCGGCAAGAAGGAGCCCTTTTCGCAGCTTACCGACCGCGAGCGCGAGGTCCTGGTTCTGATCGCCGAGGGCAAGAGCAACAAGGAGATTGCCGACAAATTGGGAATTGGCGTTCGCACGATCGAGACCCATCGGGAGCGAATCATGCGCCGGCTCAACATTCACTCGGTGGCCGGCCTCACCAAATACGCCATCGCCAACGGGTTGGTCTCGCTCGAAGAAGGCCCTCCAGCGCCCCGGGCTCCGGGCCATTAG